The DNA segment AGGGCTCGCCAAGGCTGGTCGTGGCGAATCCGATAGGGCTTTCGCCGGCGGAGGCCTTCAGCCTGGGACAGGCGCTGGCGGAGACGAGACCCGGTGGGAGCTGGGGGCTCCTTGCGAGCGGCGACCTGTCGCACAGGGTGATCCCAGGCGCCCCGGCGGGCTACTCTCCGTTCGGTGAAAAGTTCGACGGGATGATAGTCGAGGCATTCGAGAACAACGACCCAGGCGACCTGCTCTCATTGGGAATGCGCGAGATAGGCGAGGCGGGGGAGTGCGGTCTTCGCTCGGCCCTTGTTTTTCTCGGGCTTGGAGCGAACAGGAGTATAAGAAACCTGTCTTACGAGGCGCCCTTCGGCGTGGGTTATGCCACGGCTTTCGCGTCCTTGCACGCCGCGCCATCCCTGGCACGCACCGTGATCGAGGAGGGGGTGCGTTTCGGCCGAAAGAACGCCCTCGACGCGGCCTCGAAGTTCGCCTCTTTCCCGGAGCTTAAAGAGGAGGCCGCCTGTTTCGTCACTCTGAAAACACATTCCGATGCGGATGTCGATGGCAGCCTGAGGGGCTGCATCGGCACCATCCTTCCGTCCTGCGCCACCCTGCTGGAGGAGATAGCGGAGAACGCCCTCTCCGCCGCGACGCGAGACCCCAGGTTTCCCCCTGTAAGAGTCGAAGAGCTGGATAGTATAAGCGTCTCAGTGGACATACTCTCCCGCCCTGAGAGGGTCGCCGGAACGGAATCGCTGGACCCGGGGATATTTGGAGTGGTCGTGGAGAAGGACGGGCTCAGAGGGGTGTTGCTGCCGAACCTCGACGGCGTGGACAGAGTGGAGCAGCAGCTTTCGATAGCCGCACAAAAAGCCGGTATCCACTCCCTCGACGACGCGAGGATATCCAGGTTTTCCGTGCACAGAATTGCGGAGGAGGAGAGATGGCGTTAGCCGGTCCGTTGCATCTACACCAGGGGCATGACGCGAGGTGGTGGCGCTTTGAAGGAGAGTCCGCCCGATGCGTTCTGTGTCCGCACGCCTGCCTGCTCTCGCCCGGAGAGAACGGGCGCTGCGGCGTCCGAATCCACCTGGAGGGCAGGGGCCTGGTCTCCACCAACTACGGAAAGCTCGCCTCCCTCGCGGTGGATCCTATAGAAAAAAAACCACTGTACCACTGGAAACCGGGCACTTCGACACTCTCCCTCGGCTCCGTGGGCTGTAACATGAGGTGCCCCTTCTGCCAGAACTGGACACTCGCCGAATGCTCCCCGTCGGTCTCTCTTCACGAGACGGCCCCCGACGCCCCCGCGGAGCTGGCGGCAATGCACCGCGCCTCGTCCGTCGCTTTCACCTACAACGAGCCGCTCACCTGGCTCGAGTTCATCCTGGACACCTGTCTCCACCTCGAGGAAAGGGAGATCCCGGCTGTGCTTGTCAGCAACGGGATGATAAACGGCGCGCCCCTGAAGGAGCTCCTACCGTACCTGTCGGCGGCGAACATCGACCTAAAGGCCTTCACTTCAGACGCCTACCGTTTCATGGGCGGTGAGCTGGAGGGCGTCAAAAATACGATAAAAGCCCTGTCGGAGGCGGGGACGCACCTGGAGGTCACATTCCTGCTCGTACCCGGGATCAATGACGACATCGAGGCCTTCGAACGGATGACATGCTGGCTTTCGTCCCTTGATCCCGTCCCGGTGCTGCACATCTCGCGCTACTTTCCGAACCGTGAGTGGACGGCCGGAGCCACGCCCATCGACCGGCTTTTCGAGTTCGTCGGGCTGGCATCCGAGAGATTGCCCTGGGTCTACACCGGGAACGTCGATGACGAGGCCGTCACAAAGTGTTCTTCGTGCGGAAAGACGCTCATTCGAAGGCGAAGGTACGCCATTGTTGAGAATAATTTAGACGAAGAGGGGAGATGTTCCTTCTGTTCATCGAAAACCCCGATCATAGTGTGAGGAACGCCGGAAGGGACGCGCAATGAGGACAAGGACAATCCTCTGCTTCATATCCTTTACGCTCCTGCTGGGGCTCCTTGCAGGTCTCGTGCTCCTCTTCCCGGAGCATGTCCCGTTCACGCTGCCCGAGGGGAGGGGAGAGAGGCTCCCCGTCTCTATAAGGCAGGGAATGAGTGCCAGGCAGGCGGCCGAGGAGTTCGTCGGGGCCGGGATCATAGGAGAGAAGAGCGCTAAATCCTTCTCAAGGTGGATGAGCTGGTTTTCCATCGACAGAAACCTCAGGCCAGGGCTCTACCACATCAGGAAGGGTTCGTCATGGGAGGCCGCCCGCCAAATGAGGGAAGCACAGCCCGAGGTATTCTCCGTGACTCTCCTGCCGGGTACGGATGTCCTCAACTTTGGAGAACTCCTCTCCAGAGTCCTTATGACGGATAAGGATCTAGAAGAGTTGATGGCCGACGAGTATCTATTCCCGCAGGAGTTACGGCCTCTGCTGCCCGACACGGCGGAGGGGCGCCTGGCCTTCCTCTTCCCCGAGACCTACCGCCTCTCCTTCCCGGACGCGAGAGAGCTTGTGCAGGCATCGGCCTCCCTGTGGTGGAGGCAGGTGGGGTCCACGATACCAAGCAACAGGAGGGACAAAAAGACATTCGAAGAGCTGGCGATATGCGCGTCCCTCGTCGAGCGGGAGGGCAGGAACGATACGGAGCGGCCCCGCATAGCCGGCGTGATAGAGAACAGGATCAGAGACGGGATGCAGCTCCAGATCGATGCCACGGTGGTGTACGCCTGGAAGAAGGAGGGGAGGGAGATCACAAGGGTGCTGTTCAAGGACCTGGAGATAGACTCCCCATACAACACGTACAGGGTGAACGGACTCCCGCCAGCTCCCATCTGCCTACCCTCCGGAGCCTCGTGGAGCGCGGTGCTGAACCCGGAGGGGCACGACTACCTCTACTACGTGGCCAAGCCCGACGGAGAGCACCTGTTCGCCAGGGACTACGCCGAACACCAGAGGAACATCAAGGCGGCCCGCTCAAAATGACGGACATGGTCTCCGAACGATCTTTCGCCCCGGACATGGGGCATATCTCGGTTCGCCTTCCTGCGGAGCAAATAGTGTTGCTGAGCTGGATAGTCTCCGAATACGACGGGATCGGCTACGTCAAGACGGAGTCCGTGGCATTGAACTATGCTACCAAGAACGCCGTTGGACTTGAAGCGTTGAAAAACGGGAAGGTTTCTCTCTTTTTTCCCGATGAGAAGCGAAGTGACGTGATAGAATTGATTTGCGCACTGCAAAATGAGGGCTTCGATCTGACCGTCCTCCCGGAGAGGGCGGGCGCCGAATCCGCGACACATGAACTGCTGGAGGCATCCGATCTTCAATGAGTATAAACGCAAAGCTTGGGGATGTTTTAAAAACCGTTGTACAAAGTGGGGCCGACTTCGCCGATATCTACTTCGAGATCTCGGCTTCCCACTCCTATTCCTTCGAGAGCGGCGCAATGGAGGAGATATCATCATCGTCCTCCGAGGGGGCGGGCGCAAGGATCATCCGCGGCGAGGAGACGTCGCACGCCCATTCGCCAGGAGTGAACCTGTCGTCAGGCTTCCTTTGTCTAAGGGACGCCGCTCTTGGCAGCGGACTCGCACTTGAAGACCGGAGGTTCCCCTCCATCCGGGTCATGGAACCCGAATCGCGCTTTTCCCCGCCCGAACACTCGTTTTTTCACGAGATAAACAGGCGCCTGCAGGACAGCTCCATTTGGATACGACAGATATCAATGAGCCTGAACACCGCCTCCAAGAGGTTCAACGTCTTCAACAGCGAAGGGGTCGTCGCGGGGGATGAAAGACGTTATACTATCTTCTCCGCCGAGGTCGTCGTCGAAAAAAACGGGGTTATGCAGACTGGTTATGAATCGGAGGCCTACTCGGTCGACAGCGTCGAGTTCTTCAAGTCCTCGTCTCCATTGAAGATCGCGGAGACCGCCCTTGCAAGAGCCCTTATGATGCTCGACGCCCCGATGTGTCCGGCGGGCATGATGCCCGTGCTTCTGTCGGGAGAGGCCGGGGGCACCATGATTCACGAGGCCTGCGGGCACGGCTTCGAGGCGGATATCATTCAGAAGGAATTCTCGGTATACCGCGACAAGATCGGCAAGACGGTAGCGAGTCCGCTGATCAGCCTGATCGACGACGGGACCATACCGGGATACCTTGGAAGCGGCGTCTGCGACGATGAAGGGACTCCATGCAGACGCAACGTTCTGATTGAAAACGGGGTGGCGAAGGCCTATATAAGCGATGTCACCACTTCAAGAAGGAGCGGTATCCCCTTGACTGGCAACGGGCGCAGAAGCTCGTACAGGGCGACGCCGCAGCCGAGAATGACTAACACCTTCATAAGCCCGGGGAAATCATCGCCGAAGGAAATGCTCCGCTCCATCGAAAGAGGGCTTTTGGTCAGAAAAATGGGAGGCGGTGAGGTCAACCCGACCTCCGGTGATTTCGTCTTCCACGTCACGGAGGGGTATCTCGTCGAAGACGGCAAGATTGTGCATCCCGTTCGAGGCGCCGTTCTCGCCGGGAACGGGCCGGATGTCCTGATGGATATCGATGCCGTCGGCGACGATCTTCACTTCCTTCCCGGCATATGCGGAAAGTCCGGACAGAACGTGCCGGTAACGGATGGTCAGCCCTCTCTGCTGATCCGGAAAATTACCGTTGGAGGTGCTCAGGCCTGAGATGAAACGGTCCAGCGGCAAAAGAAGCAGGTCCTCGAGGTCAAAAAAAAGGTACGTCCACACGAAGACCCCTAAAAGAGAAAAGGCGAGCGCTCTGACCCTCTGGGCCGAGGTGCTGGTCTTCCTATTCTTCTCGTTCATCCTGTACTGCCTCGCCTCCCTCTTCTCCATAAAGACCGGCTCGTGGGGGGAGTCAATCCGCTTCTCCCTCCTGAGGAACTGGGGAGGCGCCATCATAATTCCCATTCTCTTCTGCGGACATATCTGCGTGTCCTTCTTTTTAAAGACCGGGTTCAAGGGGCTGCTGTCCCAGGTTGCCGGTACCTTCTCTCTTTTTATATGCACTGCGTTGCTCTTCGGCCTTTTCGAGATGGCGGGGCTCTTTCAGAATTTCTCCATATTCACGCCCGGCTACCTGGGTAAGGGGCTAGCCATCTTCTTCACCAGGCATATCGGACTTATCGGGGCCATGCTTTTGGCCGCCGCCTTTCTTCTGCTCTCGGCGACACTTTACGGACTTATTCGACCCGCCTCCATAATCGGCAGGATCTCCGGCGCGGCAGGCTTCATACGCTCCCTGGTTCCGTCGCGCGCAAAGGAGCAGAACCGTCGCTACATCGACCCTCGATTCCCCGATGACGATATGGAGGATATCCTTTCGCAGCCTTCCCGCTTCGTCCTGACAAAGCCAAAGCCCTACGGGTCAAGGTATGACTCCCGGGACGAGGCAATGGACAGAGAAATCTCGGAGGAGCGGGACCATCCCCTGTACTCGCCCGAAATACCTGCCCAACGGCCAGAGGTTCCGCCGCTCCAGGACGAGCCTTTGCACGAGGAACCGGCCGAAAGGGAGGAGTCCCAGCCTGACTACCTTGACGAAATCCTCAAGACCGACGGAATCGGCAGGCCGCAGGAGGATATGGGCACAAGCCCGGAGATGAGCGACGAGACGGAGGACCTCTTCATACTGAGGGGCCCGGACGAGTTCACGGACGAAGGATTGCCCGTTCACGACGCAGGCTTTGATTCCGAACAGGGCGAGTCCGACGACCCGCACGCCCTGCCGGATATCGAGTTCAACGAGATGGAGGCGAAAAAGCGGTTGATGCCAGGCACCTTCCCTCCGCCGCTGGACCTCTTCGGCCCGAGGCAGGAGCTGGGGGCTGCAGAGGATCACGAGGTTGTGAGGGAGCAGGCCGTCTCGATAATCGCCACTCTATCGGACTTCGGAGTGGGGGCGGAGATGGCGGATATCGTGGTCGGGCCGACCGTAATCCAGTTCCAGCTCCAGCTGGCGCCGGGAATAAAGGTAAGCAAGGTCTCAGGACTGAGCAACGACCTCGCGGTCGCCCTCACGGTTCCCACGTTGAGGGTCGAGGCACCCATCCCCGGCAAGCCGTACGTAGGGGTCGAAATACCAAACCCCAAGCGCAAGGGAATAGTCCTCCGCACTATCCTGGAGTCGAGGGCATTCCAGGAGTCAGAGAACGACCTTCCTCTTGCCATGGGCATGCGTGTAGACTCCCGTACGCTGGTGGTCGGCCTCGAGGATCTGCCTCACCTTTTAGTGGCCGGAACGACCGGATCGGGCAAGAGCGTGTTCATCAACAGCTGCATCACCGGGCTTTGCACCCATCGAAACCCTGAGGAGCTCAGACTGATACTGATCGACCCAAAACGGGTGGAGCTGAATATCTACGAGCATCTTCCCCATGTGCTCTCAAAACCCGTGGTCTCGTCGAAGAAGGCCGTTCAGGCCCTTGCGTGGGCGGTTCGCGAGATGGAGAACCGTTACGAGCTGTTCGCACGCTCCCGCGTCCGCAACCTGAAGTCGTACAACCAAAAAGTCCTTCCCAAGGCGAAGCTTCCCAACATAGTCATAGTGGTGGACGAACTGGCCGACCTGATGTTCACCGCGCAGAAAGACGTGGAGGACTACATCTGCAGGCTGGCGCAGATGGCAAGGGCGACCGGCATTCACCTGATCCTCGCCACGCAGCGGCCCTCCGTGAACGTGATAACCGGACTGATCAAGGCGAATATCCCCGCCAGGGTGGCCTTCACCCTGCCCTCCCAGACCGACTCGAGAACCATCATAGACGTGGCGGGCGCCGAGCGGCTCCTGGGCAAGGGAGACATGCTCTTCGTCAGCTCCAGGTACCCGCGTCCGCTTCGCCTGCAGGCACCCTACATAGAGGACGGCAAAAGCATAGAGATAGTGGAGTACCTGGAGAACATCTTCGGATCACCGGAGTATGTCGACATAGAAGCGCAGGGGCCTGGAGAGAGCACGGCGGGCGGGGAGGCGGTCTTCGCTGACGATCCTCTGCTTGAGGAGGCCGTGAACATCATAATGGACACGGGCATCGCATCCGCAAGCCGTCTCCAGAGACAGCTTCGCATAGGGTTCACAAGAGCTGCGAGGATGGTGGACTCCATGGAGAGGATCGGGATCGTCGGACCTCCTGACGGGTCCAAACCGCGGGAGATTCTCGTCGACGAGGAGACGGCGAAAGAGATGCTCTCAAGGGTTCTGTCGGGGGATTTCGAGTAGACGTGTTTTCCCTGGGCCTGCCTCGGATCGAGGCCCTCTTCGACGTAGATCTCCCGGAGCCCATACTCCTCGTGGCCGGAGGCAGAAAACCCGACGCCGATTGGCTGGCGGAAGCCTCGTCCGGGTTCCGGGTTCGCTGGAGCGCGGATTCCGGCGTCCTTGCCTGCATGGAGGCCGGGTTTCTTCCGCAAAGGCTTGTCGGGGACGCCGACAGCACCCCGGAGGACGTCTGGACCCATGCGGTATTGTCTGGGGTCTCGGTGACGAAGCACCCCGAGGACAAGGGCCTGACCGATCTGCAGCTGGCCCTTTTAGCGGCCTCGGAGGAGTCGGCGGGGACGCCTGTCCTGGTAACGGGTTGCTGGGGAGGGAGGTTCGATCATCTCTTCTCAAATGTCTTTTCTGTTCTCTGGGCTTTGGAACGGGGCACGCGCGTGGTGGCGCTGGCGGACGAGGTCGAGTTGATGCTGATTCTGACGGGAGGGGAGAGCGCGCTGATCAGGTTCACGGACGAAGTGCCCGATGTCTTCTCGCTCCTTCCGCTGACGTCGGAGTGCTCCGGCGTCTCTTTGAAGAACACCAGGTGGGAGTTGGAGGATTCCCT comes from the Synergistaceae bacterium genome and includes:
- the amrA gene encoding AmmeMemoRadiSam system protein A produces the protein MWYWECFTPHPPIIIPQVGGGREQEASDTIEGMKKLSELTGRNAPDNLLVLSPHADFAGGLTLSLAERYSGDFSRFMAPSVRLSYDGAPEEGEQMADFLNDDFHIVARRYGECPLDHGSLVPLFFLKGSPRLVVANPIGLSPAEAFSLGQALAETRPGGSWGLLASGDLSHRVIPGAPAGYSPFGEKFDGMIVEAFENNDPGDLLSLGMREIGEAGECGLRSALVFLGLGANRSIRNLSYEAPFGVGYATAFASLHAAPSLARTVIEEGVRFGRKNALDAASKFASFPELKEEAACFVTLKTHSDADVDGSLRGCIGTILPSCATLLEEIAENALSAATRDPRFPPVRVEELDSISVSVDILSRPERVAGTESLDPGIFGVVVEKDGLRGVLLPNLDGVDRVEQQLSIAAQKAGIHSLDDARISRFSVHRIAEEERWR
- the amrS gene encoding AmmeMemoRadiSam system radical SAM enzyme; translated protein: MALAGPLHLHQGHDARWWRFEGESARCVLCPHACLLSPGENGRCGVRIHLEGRGLVSTNYGKLASLAVDPIEKKPLYHWKPGTSTLSLGSVGCNMRCPFCQNWTLAECSPSVSLHETAPDAPAELAAMHRASSVAFTYNEPLTWLEFILDTCLHLEEREIPAVLVSNGMINGAPLKELLPYLSAANIDLKAFTSDAYRFMGGELEGVKNTIKALSEAGTHLEVTFLLVPGINDDIEAFERMTCWLSSLDPVPVLHISRYFPNREWTAGATPIDRLFEFVGLASERLPWVYTGNVDDEAVTKCSSCGKTLIRRRRYAIVENNLDEEGRCSFCSSKTPIIV
- the mltG gene encoding endolytic transglycosylase MltG, coding for MRTRTILCFISFTLLLGLLAGLVLLFPEHVPFTLPEGRGERLPVSIRQGMSARQAAEEFVGAGIIGEKSAKSFSRWMSWFSIDRNLRPGLYHIRKGSSWEAARQMREAQPEVFSVTLLPGTDVLNFGELLSRVLMTDKDLEELMADEYLFPQELRPLLPDTAEGRLAFLFPETYRLSFPDARELVQASASLWWRQVGSTIPSNRRDKKTFEELAICASLVEREGRNDTERPRIAGVIENRIRDGMQLQIDATVVYAWKKEGREITRVLFKDLEIDSPYNTYRVNGLPPAPICLPSGASWSAVLNPEGHDYLYYVAKPDGEHLFARDYAEHQRNIKAARSK
- a CDS encoding DUF4911 domain-containing protein — protein: MTDMVSERSFAPDMGHISVRLPAEQIVLLSWIVSEYDGIGYVKTESVALNYATKNAVGLEALKNGKVSLFFPDEKRSDVIELICALQNEGFDLTVLPERAGAESATHELLEASDLQ
- a CDS encoding TldD/PmbA family protein codes for the protein MSINAKLGDVLKTVVQSGADFADIYFEISASHSYSFESGAMEEISSSSSEGAGARIIRGEETSHAHSPGVNLSSGFLCLRDAALGSGLALEDRRFPSIRVMEPESRFSPPEHSFFHEINRRLQDSSIWIRQISMSLNTASKRFNVFNSEGVVAGDERRYTIFSAEVVVEKNGVMQTGYESEAYSVDSVEFFKSSSPLKIAETALARALMMLDAPMCPAGMMPVLLSGEAGGTMIHEACGHGFEADIIQKEFSVYRDKIGKTVASPLISLIDDGTIPGYLGSGVCDDEGTPCRRNVLIENGVAKAYISDVTTSRRSGIPLTGNGRRSSYRATPQPRMTNTFISPGKSSPKEMLRSIERGLLVRKMGGGEVNPTSGDFVFHVTEGYLVEDGKIVHPVRGAVLAGNGPDVLMDIDAVGDDLHFLPGICGKSGQNVPVTDGQPSLLIRKITVGGAQA
- a CDS encoding DNA translocase FtsK encodes the protein MAGLFQNFSIFTPGYLGKGLAIFFTRHIGLIGAMLLAAAFLLLSATLYGLIRPASIIGRISGAAGFIRSLVPSRAKEQNRRYIDPRFPDDDMEDILSQPSRFVLTKPKPYGSRYDSRDEAMDREISEERDHPLYSPEIPAQRPEVPPLQDEPLHEEPAEREESQPDYLDEILKTDGIGRPQEDMGTSPEMSDETEDLFILRGPDEFTDEGLPVHDAGFDSEQGESDDPHALPDIEFNEMEAKKRLMPGTFPPPLDLFGPRQELGAAEDHEVVREQAVSIIATLSDFGVGAEMADIVVGPTVIQFQLQLAPGIKVSKVSGLSNDLAVALTVPTLRVEAPIPGKPYVGVEIPNPKRKGIVLRTILESRAFQESENDLPLAMGMRVDSRTLVVGLEDLPHLLVAGTTGSGKSVFINSCITGLCTHRNPEELRLILIDPKRVELNIYEHLPHVLSKPVVSSKKAVQALAWAVREMENRYELFARSRVRNLKSYNQKVLPKAKLPNIVIVVDELADLMFTAQKDVEDYICRLAQMARATGIHLILATQRPSVNVITGLIKANIPARVAFTLPSQTDSRTIIDVAGAERLLGKGDMLFVSSRYPRPLRLQAPYIEDGKSIEIVEYLENIFGSPEYVDIEAQGPGESTAGGEAVFADDPLLEEAVNIIMDTGIASASRLQRQLRIGFTRAARMVDSMERIGIVGPPDGSKPREILVDEETAKEMLSRVLSGDFE
- a CDS encoding thiamine diphosphokinase, whose protein sequence is MFSLGLPRIEALFDVDLPEPILLVAGGRKPDADWLAEASSGFRVRWSADSGVLACMEAGFLPQRLVGDADSTPEDVWTHAVLSGVSVTKHPEDKGLTDLQLALLAASEESAGTPVLVTGCWGGRFDHLFSNVFSVLWALERGTRVVALADEVELMLILTGGESALIRFTDEVPDVFSLLPLTSECSGVSLKNTRWELEDSLLLQKHPYSISNRTEEKEVPVRLQKGILGVYCGWFR